DNA from Candidatus Zixiibacteriota bacterium:
TCTTAGTTCGAAATATTTAACAAAATAAAAGATGAAGTGCCGATGTTTATCGGAGCCGCCCAACATCCCGCTGCTCTATGGGTTATGAAATAAGCAAGCTTCGATTGTTGGGTATTATTTTAAGAACTCTATAAAAAAGGCCGGACAGTAGTGAGCATTTATATACATTAAACTTAGTGTAATTTTTAATCCGAATTATTCACGAATCTTAATCCCAAATTTTGCAGACGATAACCCTGCTCTTGATTATTCGCAAATGTTAATTGGAAAGCCCCTTGCCAAAAGTTGGGTTTGAATTCAATAGTTTGCCAGTATCAAAGTTAAAGAGGCTGGCTTTTTTAATATTCAGATAATACTTTTTTTGATAAGGATACTTATTTGCACTCAGGCAATGCAGTTTTGATTCGCCGGGTCCTGACAGCTCGATGATAAACTCTTTACCGGTATCTTCAATGCCGGCAATCTTAACTGGAATCTGGCCATTATCGCCAAGCCAACAATCCTCCGGCCTGAATCCGAAAATGATTTTAGCATGAGCTGGCAATTCTAATCCCGATAAGAATGATTGAATATCCTCGATTAATATATGCTTGCCGCTTTTATCAACTTCAGCAGCTATCAAATTCATGCCGGGATTGCCTAAGAATCCGGCAGTGAAAGTATCGGGAGGGTTATCATACAATATGCGGGGTTTTTCCGGGCCGATTTGGTTTCCTTCATTAAGGATAATTATCCGGTCGGCTAAGCTCATCGCCTCCACTTGGTCATGAGTAACAAAAATAGAGGTACCGCCAACCTGCCTGTGAAGCATAAGCAATTCGGAACGCATTCTCGACCGCAGTTTAGCATCAAGATTGGACAACGGCTCATCGAATAGAAACAGCGACGGCTCGCGGATAATAGCTCGCCCTAAAGCAACTCGCTGTCTTTGGCCGCCTGATAATTGTTTAGGTTTTCTATACAAGTATTTATCAAGTCCGAGCAGTTTTGCAGTATCATTAACTTTCTTATCAAGTATATTCTTAGGAAATTTTCTAATCTTTAAGGCAAATGCCAGATTATCATAAACTGTCATGTGGGGATATAGGGCATAACTCTGAAAGACCATGGCAATATCGCGGTCTTTTGGCTCGAGATGAGTAACATCCGTGCCGGCGATATATACTCGTCCGGCATCAGGCTTTTCCAAACCGGAGATTATTCGCAGAAGCGTTGTTTTGCCGCATCCGGAAGCGCCGAGGATTACTAAAAACTCGCCTTTAGCGACAGAGAAATCAATCGAGCTTAATACAGCCTGTGAGCTGTCGAAGCTTTTGCTCAATGATTCAATTTTCAACTGGCACATAGATTAATATATATGCAAAATTAATATATATTTCCATAAAAATGATTGATTATTTGGGGAAGTAAAAAGTTCCGCTTCAGACACATGCTGTTTATGAAATCGTGATTGCAGCGGCAATAAATTTTTAAAATAATCATTGACAGAGATAAAAGAAAAAGTTATTTTTAAGAAAAGTCTATAGGATACATTCTTGTACTTGCTTCTTTGCTTCTTAAAGGCTTCTAAATATAAGAATGTGTAACTGCTGATATGATAGAACCGCATGTTAGTGTTATTTTCTTGTTTAGGACGAGGTCGTGAAAATATTATTATTCATACTATAGATGATGTTTTTAACATGTGGATTATACACTAAAACTATTTTATGTAAATCAATGAAAGGAGGATTTAATAGAAGGTGAGTAGGTCTTATTAGTCTTTATCGAGGGAGATGAGATTAATAAAAAGTACAAAGAGTAAATTTGCATCATTGAACAATAATCTAAGCAAAATGAATTGGAGAGGATATGACAAGAAAAATTTTAATGTTAGCCCTTGGTATTTGCTTAATCCTAGGTTTTGGTATTTCGACCGCCTTAGCCGATTGGATTCCGGAGGATGGCCATAAAATGCATTTCCCGCAGCTGCCGGATGAATTCGGCTGGGATGTAAATGCTACATGGAGTCCTGATGTACCGCCGCCGGTTGTTGTGGCAGATGACTGGATGTGCTCGGAAACCGGCTGGATTAAGGACATTCATTTCTGGGGCTCGTGGAAACATGGAATAACCGGTGATGTTGTAGGCTTCATTTTAAGTATTCATTCCGATTATCCCGGCCCGCCCTACAGCAGACCGGATAGTTTATTATGGGAGGCTTATATTGAGGATTACATGGTGCTTCCATTTTCAGGCGGTATGGAGGGTTGGTTTAATCCCGCCACCGGAGATGTATTTCCTGACGACCATATGGAATATTTCCAATACAATGTTTTTCTTCCCGATTCATTGTGGTTTTTTCAGGAACAAGGAACTATCTACTGGCTGAATGTAACGGCAATTATTGCAGATCCAATGATGACACAATGGGGCTGGAAAACATCGTTAGAACATTGGAATGACGCTGCGGTTTGGTCAATGGATATGATGACTTGGGATCCGCTGTATGATCCGTTTAGCATGGAACAGCTTGATATGGCGTTTGTAGTCACTGGCGAAGGTCCGGAACTTTGGGATTGCGACCAGAATCCGCCTGATGGCAAAACCGGCGGCGGCTGGGAAACCGAACCCAATGACAACTGCGCCGATGCCAACTTAGCACAGTGCGAATACGCTTATTGCGGCGATATTAATCCTGATGGCGACCAAGATTGGTGGGTGATTACTCTTCCTGCTGATACCTGCTATTGCTTGCATGTCAGGGTCTTAGCTGATGACACACCCGGCACTTATGCTTATGGCGGCGGACTAGATCCGAATTTAACTATCTATGATGCTGATTGCTCAACTGTACTATTTTTCAACGAGGATCATAATGGGCTATTCCCTGATGCCGAAGGGCATGATTCGCAATATGATTGTCAAGATTTAGGTAATTGCTACCTGCCCGGACAAACCCTATACATTAATATCGCCAGCAGTAGTTTAATTGATCAAAATGGTCCCTACCTTTTGATTATCAACTGCCACCCATGCGAATGTCCTGAAGAACCGGTAGATACTTGCAGCTACTACAAGTCGCCCTATCCGGATTATGCCCCGGCTGGCATGCCTGATTTCGACCAGAAACAGGATGCCTGGACATCGCCATATAACGGCAACTGGAGCTGGTGCGGACCGGTCGCTTTAGC
Protein-coding regions in this window:
- a CDS encoding ABC transporter ATP-binding protein; the encoded protein is MCQLKIESLSKSFDSSQAVLSSIDFSVAKGEFLVILGASGCGKTTLLRIISGLEKPDAGRVYIAGTDVTHLEPKDRDIAMVFQSYALYPHMTVYDNLAFALKIRKFPKNILDKKVNDTAKLLGLDKYLYRKPKQLSGGQRQRVALGRAIIREPSLFLFDEPLSNLDAKLRSRMRSELLMLHRQVGGTSIFVTHDQVEAMSLADRIIILNEGNQIGPEKPRILYDNPPDTFTAGFLGNPGMNLIAAEVDKSGKHILIEDIQSFLSGLELPAHAKIIFGFRPEDCWLGDNGQIPVKIAGIEDTGKEFIIELSGPGESKLHCLSANKYPYQKKYYLNIKKASLFNFDTGKLLNSNPTFGKGLSN